A window of Flavobacterium flavigenum contains these coding sequences:
- a CDS encoding ABC transporter permease, whose protein sequence is MSLQVEILIAKHLKNSAFKNGAVYIITIFIGFLLVYAVLSGWKNYTNQNETSEKYQHESREDWLKNPDKNPHRMAHYGNFAFRKSTSLSVFEFGMEPFFGNAIFLEAHKQNTANFSEAGSSNSMLRFGEISTAMVLQILLPLLIFFLGFNSVAAERENGTLKLLLSQGINWKQLLLGKILGIASVVMMLFIPAILALVFIWLLLQNFSISFDETLKMILFIGFHFLYLMFFCAIAVLISASCKTSKKALVSLIGIWLVFTIILPRTTQAIGAYIYEAPSKIQFNSDIEKDILKQGDSHNPNDPHYKAIKDSLLAVHKVDSVQKLPFNYSGFIMTEGEKISSNIYNKHLENLLHVYEKQNSFSKAVSFLNPYIAMKNLSMALSNTNYDSYIDFQKQAETYRYDMAQKMNALQIKYISNKKDKPAVIDKDHWAEVQEFHYEPKGVLSVLKNEIVSVISLFLWISLLFILILLASKNLKAI, encoded by the coding sequence ATGTCTTTACAAGTAGAAATTTTAATTGCAAAACATTTAAAAAATTCAGCTTTTAAAAACGGGGCTGTTTACATCATCACAATTTTTATTGGTTTTTTATTAGTTTACGCCGTTTTATCAGGATGGAAAAACTATACAAATCAAAATGAAACCAGTGAAAAATACCAGCATGAATCCCGCGAAGACTGGCTGAAAAATCCGGATAAGAATCCGCATAGAATGGCACATTATGGAAATTTTGCTTTCCGAAAAAGTACTTCGCTGAGTGTTTTTGAATTTGGAATGGAACCGTTTTTTGGGAATGCTATATTTCTCGAAGCCCACAAGCAAAATACAGCCAATTTTTCTGAAGCCGGATCCTCTAACAGTATGCTTCGTTTTGGGGAGATAAGTACCGCTATGGTTTTACAAATTCTATTGCCTTTACTGATTTTTTTCCTCGGATTTAATTCGGTCGCAGCCGAAAGGGAAAACGGAACACTAAAACTGCTTTTAAGTCAGGGAATCAACTGGAAACAACTTTTATTAGGCAAAATACTTGGAATTGCATCTGTCGTTATGATGCTTTTTATCCCGGCAATTCTTGCTTTGGTTTTCATCTGGTTATTGCTTCAGAACTTTAGCATTTCATTTGATGAAACCCTTAAAATGATCTTGTTTATTGGGTTTCATTTTCTATACCTAATGTTTTTTTGCGCCATTGCCGTTTTGATTTCTGCTTCATGCAAAACTTCAAAAAAAGCGTTGGTTTCGTTAATTGGGATTTGGTTGGTTTTCACAATTATTTTACCGAGAACAACGCAGGCAATTGGCGCTTATATTTACGAAGCGCCTTCAAAAATTCAGTTCAACAGCGATATCGAAAAAGATATTTTGAAACAAGGAGACAGTCACAACCCGAATGATCCGCATTACAAAGCAATAAAAGATTCTTTATTGGCGGTACACAAAGTCGATTCGGTTCAGAAACTGCCTTTCAATTATTCCGGTTTTATCATGACCGAAGGCGAGAAAATCAGTTCGAATATCTACAACAAACATTTGGAAAATCTGCTTCATGTGTACGAAAAGCAAAACAGTTTTTCAAAAGCAGTATCGTTTTTGAATCCCTATATCGCGATGAAAAATCTGTCGATGGCATTGTCCAATACCAATTATGATTCGTACATCGATTTCCAGAAACAAGCCGAAACGTATCGTTATGATATGGCGCAAAAAATGAATGCTTTACAAATTAAATACATCAGCAATAAAAAAGATAAGCCGGCTGTAATCGACAAAGATCATTGGGCAGAAGTTCAGGAATTTCATTATGAACCAAAAGGGGTTTTGAGCGTTTTAAAAAACGAAATTGTCTCAGTTATTTCACTTTTTCTATGGATTAGTCTGTTGTTTATTTTGATCCTGTTAGCTTCAAAAAACTTAAAAGCCATTTAA
- a CDS encoding DUF3526 domain-containing protein codes for MLALVFKNFIRSKGTKVGLLFLLTIGFISLLIGQQFQQKQHKNITEAAVYQKEHIARNTSFHKDEMGLLLYYVKFSLVNKTFPLNSLAIGQRDVNPSIQSVTIRGLEGQKYDSELNNPGNLLLGNLDFSFVLVYLFPLLIIAFTYNIVSEEKESGTWKIVATQSNNTFLYILKLFYIRILSFATLLTIMLFIAVLLLNIPFDNSLLTFYIISILYILFWFAICFFMASLQKDSNFNAVILLTIWLFLIIILPATINTYIVNKYPVPEALELTLKQRNAYHEKWDMDKKTTMDKFYSHYPQFKSYTLPDTEFSWLWYYAMQQMGDDESAKQSQELQIKLKQRNQTSQTMAQFIPTLHTQIQLNAIAKSDLENQLLFMEKTKEFHEKMRLYFYPKIFDNAPVAKENWSKFKVETFEDTSKINLTTTFLPLVLFNLLLIGFGWRNFRKEKQIV; via the coding sequence ATGTTAGCATTAGTATTTAAAAATTTCATTCGCTCTAAGGGAACAAAAGTTGGATTATTGTTTCTTTTGACGATCGGATTTATAAGCCTTTTAATTGGACAGCAATTCCAGCAAAAGCAACATAAAAATATCACGGAAGCAGCGGTTTATCAAAAAGAACACATTGCCCGTAACACTTCTTTTCACAAAGACGAAATGGGTCTTTTGCTTTATTATGTAAAATTTTCACTGGTCAACAAAACATTCCCTCTCAACAGTCTGGCAATTGGTCAGCGTGACGTCAATCCGTCGATTCAGAGCGTTACAATCAGAGGTCTGGAAGGTCAGAAATATGATTCGGAACTCAATAATCCGGGTAATCTTTTGTTGGGAAACCTTGATTTTAGTTTTGTACTTGTTTATCTTTTTCCGCTTCTGATTATTGCTTTTACCTATAATATTGTTTCGGAAGAAAAAGAATCCGGAACCTGGAAAATTGTTGCCACGCAAAGCAACAATACTTTTTTATATATTCTTAAATTATTCTATATCCGAATTTTAAGTTTTGCTACATTGCTGACGATTATGCTTTTTATTGCAGTTTTATTATTGAATATTCCATTTGACAATTCACTTCTCACTTTTTACATCATCAGTATTTTGTACATTCTCTTTTGGTTTGCCATTTGCTTTTTTATGGCTTCGCTTCAAAAAGATTCAAATTTTAATGCTGTAATCTTACTGACGATCTGGCTGTTTCTGATTATTATTCTTCCGGCAACCATTAACACTTATATTGTAAACAAATACCCGGTTCCCGAAGCATTAGAACTGACACTGAAACAACGAAATGCCTACCACGAAAAATGGGATATGGATAAAAAAACGACGATGGATAAATTCTACAGTCATTATCCGCAGTTCAAAAGTTATACTTTACCAGATACCGAATTCAGCTGGCTATGGTATTATGCGATGCAGCAAATGGGTGATGACGAATCGGCCAAACAGTCTCAGGAATTACAGATCAAATTAAAACAGCGTAATCAGACGAGCCAGACGATGGCACAATTTATTCCCACGTTGCACACCCAAATCCAACTAAATGCAATTGCAAAATCAGATTTGGAAAACCAGCTTTTGTTTATGGAAAAGACAAAAGAATTCCATGAAAAAATGAGGCTGTATTTTTACCCTAAAATCTTTGATAATGCCCCAGTAGCCAAAGAAAACTGGTCTAAATTTAAAGTCGAAACTTTTGAAGATACTTCTAAAATAAATTTAACAACAACATTTTTACCTTTGGTATTATTCAATTTACTGTTGATTGGTTTTGGATGGAGGAATTTCAGGAAAGAAAAACAAATTGTATAA
- a CDS encoding T9SS type A sorting domain-containing protein, whose translation MKNILAILWFGTFFCSNAQNKITFSYDSLTGNQIVRSLCLNCQTAKPAKEIEAITDEDLIKFSSEDVISYYPNPVKEELYLKWELTNDNSVISIQIVGISGQVLKKYNTNGNINSQNIPFQSYPDGVYIVSLTYKNGEQKTIKIIKK comes from the coding sequence ATGAAAAACATATTAGCCATTTTATGGTTTGGAACTTTTTTTTGTTCTAATGCCCAGAATAAAATCACCTTTAGTTATGACTCCCTGACAGGAAATCAAATTGTCAGATCTCTTTGCCTAAACTGCCAGACAGCAAAACCGGCGAAAGAAATTGAAGCAATAACAGACGAAGACTTAATTAAATTTTCATCTGAAGATGTTATTTCTTATTATCCGAACCCAGTAAAAGAAGAGTTATACCTAAAATGGGAACTTACTAATGACAACTCTGTTATTTCCATACAAATAGTTGGAATTTCTGGTCAGGTGTTAAAAAAATACAATACCAACGGAAATATCAATTCTCAAAATATTCCTTTTCAAAGTTATCCGGACGGCGTTTATATTGTTTCGCTGACCTATAAAAACGGGGAACAAAAAACAATAAAAATTATTAAAAAATAG
- a CDS encoding RHS repeat-associated core domain-containing protein — translation MKQFYFSILFLSFTFFLSAQTNPTGSSQETGVTAGDLSVTLTGGASYNIPIAVPPGINGVEPQISLSYNSQGGHGLAGYGWEISGISKITRIPKTKFHDGKIKAVDRFDDRFALDGQRLLVKKGTSGIYGANNTQYETENFSNVKITSYTNPSYPNSGPIYFLVEYPDGSKAYYGYQNGTGSHLEWTISSWENAQGVNIKYEYFPSGFNGWQNISSIKYGTLTSSTPINEIKFVYQNRSRKESAYIGLAKYDQEYLLKEIQSISNNIGFRSYLLEYTQTTQNYDQLSKVTEKNGDKSKSYNPTVFQYNTTESTINYIPYPNTIDVNNVSSINASTVSGDFDGDGAMDFILYPTTGSDAKKKYWLFTGISPNTSAQTYPNFGQPILEEYGFDEIFPVSFLTQNNKYWYSKGWTVVKKLVMATTFDTYATTGSTLIYPQGSKSYVFPTFSHSFTDCNSTGTMTEDIPKLYMNGDFNGDGITDVVIVEKTFTYYTRNCSFGTKTTGTYNGGKSYFVNLDRRLVSNYANESGTLPITAQSQCYVADFNGDGKSDIFIFETGVLKVYTLNENNSLIKISETINSAIRLDVKIVIGDFNGDGKSDFIIPSPGTANWWYRFPSKGIADEKGNGYTIENLSNYAPFTANNSNNSYNYFATDYDNDGKSDLTIVKNTRKTFPLSGTIQVSTYTEIAPNTYITKTAISSEQPNIDIYALPIYLPSSEQQLPRFEIAFINKNKLHFFSSTKDTSKELLSTITTGNGVQEFITYQPLDEIYENDYYSIYKSSKATESYPYFDLVTSPNSHIVTKLEKKSGTVSKKKLYGYYGPVTHLEGLGFMGFRSIMETNWHDDSSSIMSSVIVKDVKLRGATTESYVVPYLTYPYSNFSPSSFTSKTNLSYTPSTAENALQENKVFKLQNTGIIQYNGLDNTSVITTNTFDSYNNIKSITSVTQGSADTQNSTTTIDYQEPITSPLYILGRLSQKTQSVSVTGAPDMSSTEVYTYNSNQLLSDIDKSGTGTATIKEHNDYDSFGNVIKKTLTAPLPLQPRTTQYEYDASGRFVTKITDNDLLFSTFEYDINNGLLKKETDTNGFSTSYTYDSWFKPLTVKDDQLNLTITTSYTQSFNPQIRSTTTVTTNATDGSASVQIFDDLGRKTKSGVKDINGVFSYVSYLYDIYDRIYKTSEPYFGSTPTQWNETKFDMYGRPTETKLFNQRTTTANYPPGLVSTVTDGLKTKTITKNAVGNVISTDETLGGTINYSYFANGNLKQTRYNGISIDMEQDGWGQKTALIDPSAGTFKYKHNDWGELEEETSQNGNVKTTITRDPSGRPTKKTVTGADTNSETTYTYDGTKLPLTISYKDLNEPSGANDILTSIIYDPTFKRPTSITEQKTGSYKFTRDLDYDGLGRVITETKTAEAGGKSSTVVTKNVYKNGALYQILDINNKVLWQVNTVSAKGQLLESITGNGIKMTNTYDTDGYLSKIQHDKTTQPIGNILTLTTKFDKNTDNLDQRINSAFGNYTEDFDYDELGRLKEFTNKYGVQETQTYDASGKITSNNLGTYDYDPNKKYQNTAITLNPEATGYYANREGIYHDSMESRTGWGTEKHPNTNFFSYDDTKTPHGEGKNTLKLSNTTTTEQYVFSDKWIAIDNAVPTEYTYSAWVYSDGPETQLFLFMEDGLNTITHDNVVSNVTGAWTQITKTFLVPAGVKRIRLRLDNNAQGNVWFDDVQIRKTSNAPTTERKLNITYNAFKSPIQIEETGIEKISFTYNDDNQRSTMYYGGLEDKELRPLRKHYAADGSMEVKQNITTGAIEFVTYIGGDGYTAPIAVKSDGINPANYLYLHRDYQGTILAITNDAGTVVEKRLFDAWGDLIKVQDGAGNTLNGLTVLDRGYTGHEHLQSVGLINMNARLYDPLIHRFLQVDNYIQDPANTQNYNQYGYVLNNPLLYTDPSGNFANCDFCPNNNPPKIQENNGNGPSDTQQGIIGGVFSTIVNNWDSWGIKDWANENISFRKWGVSEWGDKNLNLKNWGKSISKWFGGGDGPPPNLSSYINLNTASFSGINNIFSKQPSGAQISLKNSNKGKPINWYPKDQGGPLYHYANKDNTKIKGVVIVYAHATEDYILANNGAISTANGLDLALKKASPEWRNFRLYGGKLTLVLKACNAGRANGFAQKMSDAFEGLTVIGASNKYYAESFLGFIGSWELGVEYGTWNVYYNNKLINKFKGTK, via the coding sequence ATGAAGCAATTTTACTTTTCGATTTTATTTCTAAGTTTTACCTTTTTTTTATCCGCTCAGACCAACCCTACAGGTTCCTCTCAAGAAACAGGTGTTACAGCGGGAGACCTGTCTGTAACCTTAACAGGTGGAGCCTCTTATAATATTCCGATTGCAGTACCTCCAGGAATTAACGGAGTAGAACCGCAAATTAGTTTATCCTACAATAGTCAGGGAGGTCACGGCCTTGCAGGTTATGGATGGGAAATCTCCGGAATATCTAAGATTACCCGAATTCCTAAAACTAAATTCCATGATGGCAAAATAAAGGCTGTAGATCGTTTTGATGATCGTTTTGCCTTGGACGGTCAGCGTTTACTTGTAAAAAAAGGTACAAGCGGGATTTACGGAGCGAATAATACCCAATATGAAACTGAAAATTTCTCTAATGTAAAAATAACCTCGTATACGAATCCAAGCTATCCCAACTCAGGGCCTATTTATTTTCTGGTAGAATATCCTGACGGATCAAAAGCGTATTACGGATATCAAAATGGCACAGGCTCACATCTGGAGTGGACTATTAGCTCTTGGGAAAATGCCCAAGGTGTTAATATTAAATATGAATACTTTCCGTCTGGTTTTAATGGCTGGCAAAATATCAGTTCTATTAAATACGGGACTCTTACATCTTCAACTCCTATTAATGAAATCAAGTTTGTTTATCAAAATAGATCCCGTAAAGAAAGTGCCTACATAGGATTAGCAAAATACGATCAGGAATACCTCTTAAAAGAAATCCAATCTATAAGTAACAATATAGGTTTTCGAAGTTATTTGCTTGAATACACTCAAACTACACAAAATTATGATCAATTAAGTAAGGTTACAGAAAAAAACGGTGATAAATCCAAAAGTTATAATCCCACTGTTTTCCAATATAATACTACTGAAAGTACCATAAATTATATTCCGTATCCAAATACTATAGATGTCAATAATGTTTCTTCAATAAATGCTTCTACAGTATCCGGTGATTTTGACGGGGACGGGGCTATGGATTTTATTTTATATCCTACTACAGGATCTGATGCTAAAAAGAAATATTGGCTTTTTACAGGTATTAGCCCTAATACGAGTGCCCAGACATATCCAAACTTTGGACAGCCAATACTAGAGGAATACGGTTTTGATGAAATTTTCCCGGTTTCTTTTTTAACGCAAAATAACAAATACTGGTACAGTAAGGGCTGGACAGTTGTAAAGAAACTGGTAATGGCAACAACTTTTGATACCTATGCTACTACCGGTTCCACACTTATTTATCCTCAAGGTTCTAAGTCATATGTTTTTCCTACATTTTCGCATTCATTTACTGATTGCAACAGTACCGGTACAATGACAGAAGATATTCCCAAACTTTATATGAACGGGGATTTTAATGGAGATGGAATAACTGATGTTGTAATTGTAGAAAAAACATTTACTTATTATACAAGAAATTGTAGTTTTGGTACCAAAACTACAGGTACATATAATGGTGGAAAATCGTATTTTGTCAATTTAGACAGAAGACTCGTTTCAAATTATGCAAATGAATCAGGCACACTACCCATTACTGCACAATCTCAATGTTATGTTGCGGATTTTAATGGGGATGGAAAATCGGATATTTTCATATTCGAGACCGGAGTACTGAAAGTATATACCCTGAATGAAAATAATAGTCTGATTAAAATATCCGAAACCATTAATTCAGCTATTAGACTGGACGTAAAAATTGTAATAGGAGATTTTAATGGAGACGGAAAATCTGATTTTATCATACCAAGTCCAGGTACTGCTAACTGGTGGTATCGATTTCCATCAAAAGGAATTGCAGATGAAAAAGGGAATGGTTATACCATAGAAAACTTATCTAATTATGCACCATTTACAGCTAATAACTCCAATAACAGCTACAATTATTTTGCAACTGATTATGATAATGATGGAAAAAGTGATTTAACAATAGTAAAAAACACAAGAAAAACTTTTCCCCTTAGTGGAACTATTCAAGTCAGCACCTATACGGAAATTGCACCCAATACCTATATTACAAAAACTGCAATTAGTTCAGAACAACCGAACATTGACATCTATGCGTTGCCTATTTATTTGCCCTCCAGCGAGCAACAACTTCCACGATTTGAAATTGCGTTTATAAATAAAAATAAATTACATTTTTTTAGTTCTACAAAAGATACTTCAAAAGAATTATTAAGCACAATTACAACCGGCAATGGTGTACAGGAATTTATCACATATCAGCCATTAGATGAAATTTATGAAAATGATTATTATTCTATTTATAAATCTAGTAAAGCAACCGAAAGTTATCCTTATTTTGATTTAGTAACTTCACCGAATTCTCATATTGTCACCAAATTAGAAAAAAAGAGCGGGACTGTTTCTAAAAAGAAACTATATGGTTATTATGGCCCTGTAACTCATCTGGAAGGCTTAGGTTTTATGGGGTTCCGATCTATTATGGAAACTAACTGGCATGATGACAGCAGCAGCATTATGAGCTCTGTTATCGTTAAAGATGTAAAATTGAGAGGTGCAACAACTGAAAGTTATGTAGTGCCATATTTAACTTATCCCTATAGTAATTTTTCACCATCTAGCTTTACTTCTAAAACCAATTTATCCTATACACCCTCAACCGCGGAGAATGCATTGCAGGAAAATAAAGTTTTTAAATTACAAAACACAGGTATTATACAATATAATGGTTTAGATAACACAAGTGTTATTACTACTAATACTTTTGATTCTTATAATAATATCAAAAGCATTACCAGTGTTACTCAGGGATCAGCAGATACCCAGAATTCTACCACCACGATAGATTATCAGGAGCCGATTACAAGTCCGCTTTATATATTAGGAAGGCTTTCTCAAAAAACTCAGAGCGTCAGCGTTACCGGTGCTCCTGATATGAGCAGTACTGAAGTTTATACTTACAATTCTAACCAGTTACTTTCGGACATTGATAAAAGCGGAACAGGAACAGCTACCATAAAGGAGCATAATGATTATGATTCCTTTGGAAATGTTATCAAAAAGACCCTTACGGCACCACTTCCTTTACAGCCCAGAACTACCCAATACGAATATGATGCATCCGGACGCTTTGTAACCAAAATAACGGATAATGATTTGTTGTTTTCTACTTTTGAATATGATATCAATAACGGGTTACTAAAAAAAGAGACGGATACCAACGGATTTTCCACCTCTTATACCTATGATTCGTGGTTTAAACCTTTAACCGTAAAAGACGATCAGTTAAACTTAACAATCACGACATCTTATACCCAATCCTTTAATCCTCAAATCAGATCAACAACCACAGTTACAACAAATGCAACAGATGGCAGCGCTTCCGTACAAATATTTGACGATCTTGGACGAAAAACAAAATCCGGAGTAAAAGATATCAATGGCGTTTTTTCTTATGTATCCTATTTATATGATATCTATGATCGCATTTATAAAACCAGTGAACCCTACTTTGGATCCACTCCTACCCAATGGAATGAAACCAAGTTTGATATGTACGGCAGGCCAACAGAAACAAAACTGTTTAATCAAAGAACAACAACTGCCAATTATCCACCAGGACTTGTCTCTACTGTTACCGATGGCTTAAAAACCAAAACCATCACTAAAAACGCAGTGGGTAATGTAATTTCTACTGACGAAACACTGGGCGGGACAATCAATTATTCCTACTTCGCCAACGGGAATTTAAAACAAACCCGTTACAATGGCATTAGTATTGATATGGAGCAGGATGGCTGGGGTCAAAAAACAGCCCTAATTGACCCTTCGGCAGGTACATTCAAATATAAACACAATGACTGGGGAGAACTTGAAGAAGAAACCTCCCAAAATGGCAATGTAAAAACGACCATTACCCGTGATCCAAGCGGAAGACCCACTAAAAAAACAGTGACAGGAGCGGATACCAACAGTGAAACCACATATACCTATGATGGTACAAAATTACCGTTGACTATAAGTTACAAAGATTTAAATGAGCCTTCCGGGGCAAATGATATTTTGACTTCTATCATTTACGATCCTACATTTAAACGTCCAACCTCTATTACAGAACAAAAAACCGGTTCTTATAAATTTACCCGAGATCTTGATTATGATGGCTTGGGAAGGGTTATTACCGAAACAAAAACTGCCGAGGCCGGTGGAAAAAGCAGTACTGTCGTTACTAAAAACGTTTATAAAAATGGTGCTTTGTATCAGATTCTTGATATAAACAACAAAGTATTATGGCAGGTCAATACCGTTAGCGCTAAGGGACAGCTACTTGAGAGCATCACAGGAAATGGCATTAAAATGACCAACACTTATGATACAGACGGTTATTTATCTAAAATACAGCATGATAAAACCACACAACCAATAGGCAATATCCTCACGCTTACCACTAAATTTGATAAAAATACAGACAATCTGGACCAGCGTATTAATAGCGCATTTGGCAATTATACAGAGGATTTTGACTATGACGAACTGGGCCGATTAAAAGAATTTACGAACAAATACGGCGTTCAGGAAACTCAAACTTATGATGCTTCAGGAAAAATAACTAGCAATAATCTGGGCACTTACGATTATGATCCGAACAAAAAATACCAGAATACAGCCATCACACTAAACCCGGAAGCGACAGGCTATTATGCCAACAGAGAAGGCATCTATCATGACAGTATGGAAAGCCGAACCGGATGGGGAACAGAAAAACATCCTAATACCAACTTTTTTAGTTATGACGATACCAAAACGCCACATGGAGAAGGAAAAAACACTTTAAAATTATCCAATACCACTACTACCGAACAGTACGTTTTTTCAGATAAATGGATTGCAATTGATAATGCGGTTCCAACAGAGTATACGTATTCGGCGTGGGTGTATAGTGACGGTCCAGAGACACAGCTGTTTTTGTTTATGGAGGACGGGCTCAATACTATTACACATGATAACGTAGTCAGCAATGTTACCGGTGCATGGACCCAAATAACCAAAACCTTTCTGGTACCCGCCGGTGTAAAAAGAATACGCTTACGTTTAGACAATAATGCACAAGGCAATGTCTGGTTTGATGATGTGCAAATCCGTAAAACCAGCAATGCCCCTACAACTGAACGCAAATTGAATATTACGTATAACGCCTTTAAAAGCCCTATCCAGATTGAGGAAACTGGAATTGAGAAAATTAGTTTTACTTACAATGACGACAACCAGCGTAGTACCATGTATTACGGCGGTTTGGAAGACAAAGAATTAAGACCATTACGTAAACATTATGCTGCTGACGGCAGTATGGAAGTTAAACAAAACATCACCACTGGTGCTATAGAATTTGTAACCTATATTGGAGGTGATGGCTACACTGCTCCTATTGCCGTAAAAAGTGATGGTATAAACCCTGCAAATTATTTATATTTACACCGTGATTATCAGGGAACCATTTTGGCCATCACCAATGATGCCGGTACGGTTGTAGAAAAAAGATTATTTGATGCCTGGGGCGACCTTATAAAAGTACAGGACGGAGCGGGTAATACTCTTAACGGATTAACTGTTCTGGACAGAGGCTATACTGGTCATGAGCATCTGCAAAGTGTTGGACTGATTAATATGAACGCCAGGTTGTATGATCCTTTAATTCACAGGTTCTTACAGGTTGACAATTATATACAGGATCCTGCCAATACCCAGAATTACAACCAGTATGGGTATGTTTTAAATAATCCGTTGTTGTATACGGATCCTAGCGGGAATTTTGCAAATTGTGATTTTTGTCCAAATAACAATCCTCCTAAAATTCAGGAGAATAATGGTAATGGTCCAAGTGATACTCAACAAGGTATCATAGGTGGCGTATTTTCTACGATAGTAAATAATTGGGATAGCTGGGGAATTAAAGACTGGGCGAATGAAAATATAAGTTTTAGAAAATGGGGAGTCTCAGAATGGGGAGATAAAAATTTAAATTTAAAAAACTGGGGAAAAAGTATTTCTAAATGGTTTGGTGGCGGAGACGGGCCACCACCAAATTTGAGTAGTTATATTAATCTAAATACAGCTAGCTTTTCGGGAATAAATAATATATTTTCTAAACAACCCTCTGGCGCTCAAATTTCATTAAAGAATAGCAATAAGGGTAAACCTATAAATTGGTATCCCAAGGATCAAGGCGGTCCACTATATCATTATGCTAATAAGGATAACACAAAGATTAAAGGTGTTGTCATTGTATATGCACACGCTACTGAAGATTATATTTTGGCAAATAATGGAGCTATAAGCACAGCCAACGGATTAGATCTTGCTCTCAAGAAAGCAAGTCCGGAATGGAGAAATTTTAGATTATATGGTGGAAAATTAACTTTAGTTTTAAAGGCATGTAATGCAGGAAGAGCTAACGGTTTTGCGCAAAAAATGTCTGATGCTTTTGAAGGACTAACTGTGATTGGAGCAAGCAATAAATATTATGCTGAAAGCTTCCTTGGATTCATTGGAAGTTGGGAATTAGGAGTAGAGTATGGCACATGGAATGTTTATTATAACAATAAATTAATTAATAAATTTAAAGGTACAAAATAA